In Bacillota bacterium, the genomic window AAGTTCTGGCGAGCGGTCTCGGTATCAAACAGGTTGGGATAATAGTAGTGCAGGCCCCTTGCCCCGGAGGCTGTAGCGTTGTAGATGCGGACGATGACACCGTTAGGGTCCACATAACCGGCTGGCTCAAAGCTGAAGTAAGCACCGTACTGTCTGCCGGCTGAAGCCACCCAGCGTGTCAACGAAAAGTTCAGTGCGTAATTGCTTGCCTCATTGGTGATACGTACCCCACCACCGACCTCAGCGGCAATCTTGCACTGCTCGCCAAAGTTCGCGCCGTGTTCTGGCGGAGCATGTCCCCCTGTGCAGAGGTAGATGTCACCTTTGGGAAAGTGTTTACGAGTTTCCTTCATCCAGAAACGTGCCCATTCGTTCATCGAGCCGATATACCAGTCTGTGAAATCCAGCCAGGCACGTTCGTTGGGTGCGTCTTTCTTGAGAAAAGGACGGATGTCCTCGAACTGGGCATACGTCCTGCCCCACGCGCGGGAAAGAGCCTCTATACTGGTGTACTTCTTTGCCAGCCACTGCTGAAAACTCTTCACGGCATACGGGTCACCTGCCCAATACCCTGCATGGGTATGGTAATGACCATAAATATCCGCTGTCCAGTCGTTACCTGTGGCGATGTAGATGGCTTCACCGTAGTTGCCCGTGATACCAAGCAGGATGGACTCAATCACACCGGTTCCCCGATAATGCTCGCAGAACGCACGGATGAACCTCGCCACATGTTCTCTCAGCGCAGGGTTCCACAGTGACTGTACATCCGACTCTTCCCCATGTTCCAGACAGACATAACCCTGATAACCGGCTTGTCGGTTCTTGTAATACCATCTGGGCAGACTGTAGGCAGAGCCAACAATCAGAAATGGCACCCATTTCATGCCGTATCGCCTGTATATCTCTACATAGCGGTCGTATACACTCCAGTCGTACTTGCCCGGCTCCGGTTCGCACAGATTCCAGCGCACATAGCCTTCGTGGCTGGTGACCCCCAGCTGCTTCAGCGCAGGCATCGCCGCCTCCAACGCACGGGTCATCGGCTCCACATCCTCTTTACGCGACGGGTCAAATCCCCCCACGATGAGCTGTCCCCCTCGCCCGATTTTAACCAGCGGGGTGACCTTCAGGTGGCGAATGTCTTCCTCTTCCTCTCGCATGATTTGCCCCCACTCCAAAGGACGCTGTTTTTTTACACGCACAACACGAACGTACACCTTCCCGTAATAAGCGGACAAACGAAAATCCGCTCCGAGGTTCTGCCGCCCAGCAAACAGCGGATTCTTCAGCATGAAGATGGCTTTCTTCCATTCGCCCGTGCCCAGCAGACGCCCTCCTACCTGCTCTTCGGCACGGCGATACTTTGCCTGCAGGCTGTCTCCTGTGTCGCTGTCATATTCCAGTGTCAGCATCCCGGCGAGTGCATCGTCGTAATACTCTACCACCACATAAACGGGTGCAGACCATTCCATCTCGCCCAGATCGAAATACAAAAACACCGAGGCTGGCTGTGTACCCTCTATAGTCGTCAGGCAGCGCAAGCCTCCCTTGCTGGTGTATGTCACGAAACCGTCTGCTCCGTTCAATACCCTGACGCCCTGCGATTCAGTTCCCTCTGCCGTTACCACGAAGCGCGCTTCGAACCCGCTCTGCCCAGCACCCTGCTGAGAGCGTGCGTACAACCCGCTGGCCACCGCGATACTCACCACAACTGCCCACACCAGCAAAAATCGCATTTCCTGCCGTACCTCTCCTCACCAGTTCACCCCGTATTTCGCATACATCGGAAAAATCTCCTCTGCCCATGCATTTTCGCGGTATAATGTAAACGGATAGCAAAATCGCATCTGCTGAAAGATGAAGGCTCCACAACACCAAACCCATCGCAAGGCACGGGCGCGGCTGCGACTGGCACGCGACCGTATCGCACGTGCAGATTACGGCTCGGCGATCCTCTTCCTGCGCTCTGCGCTAAAGCGGCTGGAAAAAGAACCTGCTTCTGCCTCCGACCGTGCCCAGTGCTATATTGAGCTGGCACGGTGCTATAACCTGCGAGGTGAACACACCTCAGCAATCCCCTACTGTCGGTGGGCGCTGAATCTGCTCGCACAGGAGTGGGATGCGGAGTTGGCACAGGCTGAGGCGGAGATGGAGCTGGGTATTGCCCTGCTGCACACCGACGAATGGCGTCAGGCACAACGTCACCTTGTTCGCTCCTACCAGACGTTCGAAGCACATCACCTCTGGGCGAAAGCAGCGCGGTGCGTGGAGAATATTGGTATACTGGCAAAGCGACAGGAACAGATAGTGCGTGCGATTAACGCCTTCAGCTACGCCCGACACCTTTACAGACAGATAGAAGACATTGCCGGTTTACACCGTACAGAAACTCAGCTGCGAGAGCTAATTCCGGAGGAATAGGAGTACACTCTTGCCCCCGATACGAAGTCCCGTGCGGGCGATAGTGTTTGATTTTGTCAACACGCTGGTGCCGCTGCGCGAAGCCGAGTTCCTGCGCATCCTGCAGGGCGTTTACGAGTATGTGCACCCGGCCGCTCCCCATGTGCCCTTTGATGCCTTCGTACAGCACTATGTGCATATCCGCGATGAACAGTATGCGCGCAACCTGCCCGAATTACGGGAGAACGACTTCTACGAGCGCATGGCAACCCTCTGGCGACGATTGACCGCGACGCCTCCAAATCCCAAACGGGTGTACGACATGATGATGCACTACGCGCTCGCGTGCGAGAAGGCTGTGGTGCCTGCACCGTATCTGATCCTCTGTTGCGTCAGCTCTCACAACGGTACCTGCTGGCGGTGCTTTCCAACTACCCATACACCCCGTGTGTACACAGGGTACTGAACCGGCACGGTCTTTCCCGGTATCTCTCGTGCATCGTGGTATCTGCAGACGTGGGGATAGTGAAACCGAATCCTGATTTATTTCATATTACCCTGTACCAGTTAGGGGTATCTCCCGACGAAGCTGTTTACGTCGGAGATGACTGGTGTGCGGATGTAGTGGGAGCGTCTCGCGCTGGAATGCGCAGTGTTTACACCCGCGAGTGGCGCGTGGAACCAGACCCATGCGAGAACAACCTCTCCGCTGCATCCCCTGTTGCACGGATATCCTCGCTCACTGAACTGCCGGACGTGCTGATAAGAGGATGACCATAGCCCCATAACGAATCATCAATGCACACGTCAGTACGCAGAGGTGAGGCTCATGCAAGCGATCAGGCTTATGATTCAGCCCGGCTCGACTTCGCGTAACAACTGTCCACTTTCCCTGCCTGTATCAGGCGAACCCGGCGCAGTGTACTGGCTTTCTACAGGAGGCTTGCGTCTGCCGGTACAGACCGCAGGCAACGAACTGTGGTGCTTGTTCCCCGAACTAACTGCCGGTGAAACCGTCATTGCAACGCTGGAGCAGAGCGAAGGGGAACATCCGCATCGAGTTAGCGTGGAAGAAAGCGAAGACCGTATCGTCATATATACTGATGGTAAACTGTTCACCGCTTACATCAAGGCTGGCAACCCTGCGCGCCCCTGCTTCTATCCCCTGCGCGGTCCGGGAGGAGTGAGTGTGACACGTCACTGGCCGATGCGCCACGACGTACCCGGCGAAACCAATGACCACGTGCACCATCGCTCCATGTGGATTGCCTTTGGCGACGTGAACGGAGTAGATAACTGGAGCGAAGAGCCCGGACACGGCTACACCCTGCACCGCCAGACCCTGACCACGTACAGTGGTTATGTGTGCGGTGGCTTCGAGACGCTGAGTGACTGGACAGACTCGCAGGGAAAGAAGTTGCTGGAGCAACACCTGAAGGTACGTGTCTTCCCCTTGCCTGAAGAAGAACACCTGATGGATGTGGAAGTGATCCTGACTGCCACAGAGGGCGATGTACGTTTCGGTGACACCAAAGAAGGGGGCATCCTGTCGGTGCGGGTGGCGTCCTCCATGGATGTGCCTCGCGGAGGACGGATAGAGAACTCCGAAGGCGGAATCAACGAGCCGCAAACATGGGGTAAGCGAGCGCACTGGTGCGACTACAGCGGACAGGTAGAGGGGATTCCTGTGGGCATCGCTATCATGCAGCACCCTTCCAGCTTTCGCCACCCGGCGTGGTGGCACGTGCGCGACTATGGATTGATGACGGTGAACCCGTTCGGTCTGGCAGCATTTACACAGGGACAGGAGCACGGTGATTACACTCTGCCACACGGTGAAAGCCTGCGCTGGCGCTTCCGCGTGTGTATCCACAGGGGCAATGCGGCTGAAGGTAAGGTCGCCCAGCGGTGGAATGACTTCGTGACTCCGCCAGAGGTGGAAGTGGCAGTCTGAGATGGCTACAGGCAAACTGTGGTAAAATATTACCAGCAACGATGTGCTGCGACAGCAGCGGGAGGGACACGATGTTCGGGAGCCTCGGCTTTAGCGAAGTGATGATGATACTCATCATCGGGCTGATTATCTTCGGTCCGAAGAAGCTGCCTGAGATAGGTCGATCGCTGGGCAACGCCATCCGCGAGTTTCGGCGCGCCTCTAACGACATCATGAACACCCTTTCTCTGGAAAACGATTACAACACGACCACGCGCCGAAGCTATGGGGACTACAGCACCTATACCAGCTACAGCGAGCCGAACAGCTACTCGGAACAAACCGTCTCACAAAGCGACATCGTAGCAGATGACGTGAACGTCGCCCCCAGTCCGGATGAGCCGTACAGCAATGTGTACAGCGAATCCGATACCGAAACAGGTTCCGAGGCTTCCTCTGACAAGGCACGTTCGAGCCACCGTCGTGTACTGACTACGCCCCGCCCGTCTGCAGCGCATCGGAATACGCGAAGGAGAGTGTAGATGTATACCTTTCTGGTCATCGTGCAGGTGCTGTTCGCCATTGCGCTCATCTTCATCGTTGCCATGCAGACCACGCGACATGAGGGGCTCTCAGGCACGGTCGGCGGGCAGGTCAGTTCGCAATTTCGCGGCAAGCTGGGACGTGATGAGCAGCTGGCGATGATTACCCGCTATATCGCCGTGGGCTTCTTTGTCGTCAGCTTGCTCGTGGCCATAGCCAGTCCCGATTAAGCGGAGTTACAGCGGTGTCACACCGCAGGCAACACGCCGCTGCGCTGGGTTGGTTCGCCCTCGTAGCGGCGTGTGTTTTTTGGAAGGTTGTCTTTGCGCAGCAGGTGCTCTACTGGGGCGACATCATGCTCTACTTCCTGCCCATGACCACCTTCGTGGCACGCTGGCTGACGCAAGGCATATTGCCCCTGTGGAACCCGCACATACTGTTCGGACAACCGTTTGCGGGTAACCCGCAAGAGTGGCTCTTCTACCCCTCCACGCTACTGCTCACGCTGTTACATCCTGCCCGCTACCTTTCGTGGAACGCCGTGCTGCATCTATGGCTCGGTGGGGTTGGCATGTGGTTATTCCTGCGCACGCTGGGCGTTCCTTTCCGCTCCGCACTGCTGGGCAGCACCGCATGGATGCTGAGCGGAGCTTTCGTGCCACGAGCGCAGTTCCCCGGCATGTTCCAGACTATAGCATGGATGGGATGGCTGATGTGGTCGGTGGAGCGCGTGCGGCAGGCGAATAGCGCGGTGAACGTAGCGATACTGGCTCTTGCGGTTGCCCTGCTTCTTCTGGCGGGTCATGCACAGGTCGCGTACATGGCACTACTGCTCACTGCGGCGTGGGCAGGCTGGCAGATGGCAAAAGACGGCTGGCGCCCACTGCCGTCCCTGTTCCTCGGCGGTACCGGCGGGTTGCTGCTGTCTGCCGCACACTGGCTGCCGCTGCTACAGCTGCTGTACGAAACTCCTCGCGTGAACCTCTCGGTATGGGGGGCAGATCGCTTTCCCCTTCGCCCTGAACAGATACCTCTACTCCTCGTACCCGACCTGTACGGCACACCCTGGCAGGGCAACTGGCTGGGGAGAGGCAACTACTGGGAAGTCGCCTGCACAGTGGGCATTTTGCCTCTGATGGCGGCATTTGCTGCGTGGAAAGCGCGTGCGGAGGCACGTTTCTGGATGGTTGTCGCCGGGTTGAGCATGTGGCTCGCCACAGGCACGTCCGCAGGGCTTTACATCGTCGCCTATTACCTGCTGCCCGGACTGAAAGCTTTTCACGACCCTGCCCGCTGGCTTATCGTTACCGACTTTGCGTTGTGCGTCGCCGCCGCCCTGGGTTGGGAGCATCTGCGTTTTTCGCGCAAGTGGTTGCTGTTACCGCTGGCTCTGATAATTCTGGCGTCGCTCTGGGCCTGGCAGGGAGCAAACATGATCGAGTGGGCAGCACGCTGCGATGTCATC contains:
- a CDS encoding HAD family hydrolase, coding for MLSNYPYTPCVHRVLNRHGLSRYLSCIVVSADVGIVKPNPDLFHITLYQLGVSPDEAVYVGDDWCADVVGASRAGMRSVYTREWRVEPDPCENNLSAASPVARISSLTELPDVLIRG
- the tatA gene encoding twin-arginine translocase TatA/TatE family subunit is translated as MFGSLGFSEVMMILIIGLIIFGPKKLPEIGRSLGNAIREFRRASNDIMNTLSLENDYNTTTRRSYGDYSTYTSYSEPNSYSEQTVSQSDIVADDVNVAPSPDEPYSNVYSESDTETGSEASSDKARSSHRRVLTTPRPSAAHRNTRRRV
- the secG gene encoding preprotein translocase subunit SecG, whose protein sequence is MYTFLVIVQVLFAIALIFIVAMQTTRHEGLSGTVGGQVSSQFRGKLGRDEQLAMITRYIAVGFFVVSLLVAIASPD
- a CDS encoding beta-galactosidase; this encodes MRFLLVWAVVVSIAVASGLYARSQQGAGQSGFEARFVVTAEGTESQGVRVLNGADGFVTYTSKGGLRCLTTIEGTQPASVFLYFDLGEMEWSAPVYVVVEYYDDALAGMLTLEYDSDTGDSLQAKYRRAEEQVGGRLLGTGEWKKAIFMLKNPLFAGRQNLGADFRLSAYYGKVYVRVVRVKKQRPLEWGQIMREEEEDIRHLKVTPLVKIGRGGQLIVGGFDPSRKEDVEPMTRALEAAMPALKQLGVTSHEGYVRWNLCEPEPGKYDWSVYDRYVEIYRRYGMKWVPFLIVGSAYSLPRWYYKNRQAGYQGYVCLEHGEESDVQSLWNPALREHVARFIRAFCEHYRGTGVIESILLGITGNYGEAIYIATGNDWTADIYGHYHTHAGYWAGDPYAVKSFQQWLAKKYTSIEALSRAWGRTYAQFEDIRPFLKKDAPNERAWLDFTDWYIGSMNEWARFWMKETRKHFPKGDIYLCTGGHAPPEHGANFGEQCKIAAEVGGGVRITNEASNYALNFSLTRWVASAGRQYGAYFSFEPAGYVDPNGVIVRIYNATASGARGLHYYYPNLFDTETARQNFIRWGSEFKQRKPIVEIAVYYPQTHIKLNGNDFLGYVQPLRDCFDFDYMSDEQILDGGLKRVKALILLHGNVSEGSVWRAVIGWVRAGGLLIAPASIGRLRDVEGNDTYHDDLFGEGANTGKGRVLLYNGPGGSAKYRAFISSSLAKAPELSTASRQMVQADGEEDGVFVTLCAPNELLWLNTTDAEASRQGKKLPPHSIVSWQVTGR
- a CDS encoding PmoA family protein, whose product is MQAIRLMIQPGSTSRNNCPLSLPVSGEPGAVYWLSTGGLRLPVQTAGNELWCLFPELTAGETVIATLEQSEGEHPHRVSVEESEDRIVIYTDGKLFTAYIKAGNPARPCFYPLRGPGGVSVTRHWPMRHDVPGETNDHVHHRSMWIAFGDVNGVDNWSEEPGHGYTLHRQTLTTYSGYVCGGFETLSDWTDSQGKKLLEQHLKVRVFPLPEEEHLMDVEVILTATEGDVRFGDTKEGGILSVRVASSMDVPRGGRIENSEGGINEPQTWGKRAHWCDYSGQVEGIPVGIAIMQHPSSFRHPAWWHVRDYGLMTVNPFGLAAFTQGQEHGDYTLPHGESLRWRFRVCIHRGNAAEGKVAQRWNDFVTPPEVEVAV